A portion of the Glycine max cultivar Williams 82 chromosome 10, Glycine_max_v4.0, whole genome shotgun sequence genome contains these proteins:
- the LOC102663023 gene encoding uncharacterized protein, with translation MVYGKSCHLPVEMEYKAYWALKFLNFGVGREQRRLQLLELEEMRLTAYESSNLYKERVKKYHDKKLLKKDFQLGQQVLLFNSRLKLFPGKLKLKWSGPFTIKKV, from the coding sequence ATGGTGTACGGCAAGTCTTGTCACTTACCAGTGGAGATGGAATATAAAGCATACTGGGCCTTGAAGTTTTTGAACTTTGGAGTTGGAAGAGAACAGAGGAGGCTGCAACTTTTGGAGTTGGAAGAGATGAGATTAACTGCTTATGAATCTTCAAATCTATACAAAGAAAGGGTAAAAAAGTATCATGACAAAAAGCTTCTCAAGAAGGACTTTCAGCTAGGACAACAGGTGTTGCTTTTCAACTCAAGACTTAAATTGTTCCCTGGAAAGCTTAAATTGAAATGGTCTGGACCATTTACCATCAAGAAAGTCTGA